CGCTGATCCGCTCCGCCAAGTTTGCCGCGCAGCTGAAGCGCGGTGAGGAGTTCGGTTTTGCTCAGGTGCAGGGCAAGGTCGACTTCGCCAGGGTGATGGAGCGTGTTCAGAATGTCGTCACCGATATCGAACCCCATGATTCGATAGAGCGCTATACCAGGCTGGGCGTCGAGGTGATTCAGGGCGAGGCGAGAGTCGTCGATCCCTACACCGTCGAGGTCAACGGTCAGCGCTACACCACGCGCAACATCATCGTTGCGGCGGGGGCGCGGCCGTTCGTGCCGCCGATTCCTGGTTTACAGGAGGCGGGGTATCTTACTTCCGACAACGTGTGGGATCTGCGCGAGCAGCCGCAGCGCCTGGTGGTGTTGGGCGGTGGCCCGATCGGCAGCGAGCTGGCCCAGGCGTTTGCCCGGCTCGGCTCCCAGGTGACGCAGGTGGAGATGGCGCCGCGCATCATGGGTCGCGAGGATCCGGAGATCGCCGCTGCGGTGCAGGCGAAGTTTATTGCCGAAGGCATCGATGTGCGCGTCAATACCAAGGCCAAAGAGGTGCGCGTTGAAAACGGCGAGAAACTGTTGATCGCTGAACACGAGGGTCAGGAGGTGCGTGTCCCCTTCGATCAGATCCTGGTGGCGGTGGGGCGTGCGGCAAACGTCACCGGCTACGGGCTGGAGGAATTGGGTGTCAGGCTCACCGGGCGCAAAACCATCGAGGTGAACGCGTTTCTGCAGACCAATTTTCCCAATATCTACGCCGTGGGTGATGTGGCGGGACCGTATCAGTTTACGCACACCGCCGCGCATATGGCGTGGTACGCGTCGGTCAATTCGCTGTTCGGCCGTTTCAAAAAGTTCCGCGTCGATTATTCGGTGATTCCCTGGGCCACCTTCACTGATCCCGAAGTGGCACGCGTTGGGCTCAACGAGACCGATGCCAAAGCGAAGGGCGTCGAGTACGAGGTCACCACCTATAGTATCGATGATCTGGATCGCGCCATCACCGACGGCGAAGCACACGGGCTGATCAAGGTGCTCACGGTACCGGGCAAGGACAGGATCCTCGGCGTCACCATCATGGGCGACCATGCCGGCGATCTGATAACAGAGTATGTGGCGGCGATGAAACACAAGATCGGACTCAACAAGATCCTCGCTACCATCCACATCTACCCAACCCTGGCGGAAGCGAATAAGTATGTTGCCGGCGAATGGAAGCGCGCCCATGCGCCGCAGCGCCTGTTGCAATGGGTGGAACGCCTGCACGCCTGGGAACGGGGCGGCGTTGGCAAAAGGGAGTCCGAAACCGGTCATTCATCGCCCCCTGGTTTGGAGGCCAAACGGTAGCGCTCTGGTTTTAGGCTTGCGCTGCGCGGGAGCGCGGTGAGTATACTGTGTGCACCATCGCCCCGCCGCTGGGCAGGGCGCCTTCCCACTGCATTCGGACCCGCGCATGGCTGAAATTACCGCCGACCCCTCCCTGGAGAATCTCCGCGATGTACTGGAGTACATCGATCAAGGCATCACGATGTTCGATGCCGATTTGCGCCTGGTCGTCTGCAACCGACGCTTTCTCGACATGATGGATTACCCTGCCGAGATGGGCAAAGTCGGAACGCCTTTCGAAAGGTTTATGAGAATTAATGCCGCTCGTGGTGAATATGGCGAAGGTGATGCCGAAACCCAGGTGCGCGAGCGACTCGAGTTGGCGCGTCAATTTCAACCCCATCGTTTCGAACGTCAACGACCGGACGGCACCATGCTGGAGGTTATCGGACGCCCGCTGCCGCGCGGCGGATTCGTCACCACCTACACCGATGTCACCGAGCAGCGGGCCGCAGCGGATGCAATTCGCAAAGCCCGCGACGAACTGGATCTGCGCGTCGAGCAGCGCACTGCCGAGCTGCGCCAGCGTGAAAAGGATCTCGCCGAACAGACCGAGGCCCTCAGTATCACCCTGGAACACATGACCCAGGGAATCACGCTGGCTGATTCCCAACTGAAGCTGAGGGTATGCAACCGGCGTTTTCTGGAACTGATGGATTTCCCCGAGTGGATGGGCGAGACCGGAACGCCTTTCGAGGCGTTCATGCGCCACAATGCCGAACGCGGGGAGTATGGTGCAGGCGACGTCGAGGCCCAGGTGGCCGAACGCGTGGCAATGGCGCAGCAGATGCGTGCGCATCGTTTCGAACGGGTGCGCCCCGATGGCACGGTGCTTGAAATCACGGGTCAGCCGTTGGCGGGGGGTGGTTTTGTCACCACTTATACGGATGTTACGGAAAACCACCGCAGCCATGAACGGCTGCATGCCATCCTGGATACCAGCCCCTTTGGCTCGGTGATCTGGCGCCTCTCCGATCAGCGCATCATCTACAGTAATCAACGCTTTGCCGCCATGTGCGGACGCACAGTGGATGACTTGCTGGACACGCGCATCGTCAACCGGCACCGCGCGCCGTCCGATGCGGAACAGTTGATCGAACGCTTTCGCGCCGGCGAACCGATACGCGATGTGGAGATCCAGTTCCGCGGCCCGTTCGGCGATGCCTTTTGGGGCCTTACCACCTTCGAGCACTTCGACTATCAGAACCAGGGCTGCGTCCTCGAGTGGGTCTACGATTTTACGGAATTGCATCAGGTACGCACGACGCTCGAGCATCTCGCCCAGCACGATCCATTGACAGGACTCGCCAATCGGCGTTTGTTGCAGGAGCATCTCGATCGCACATTGGCCGGAGCTGCCCGACGCAACGGCATCGTGGCCGTACTGTTCATCGATCTGGACGGGTTTAAAGCGCTGAATGACAAGCATGGGCACGATTTCGGAGATTGGGTGCTTAGCGAAATGGCTGCGCGCCTGGAGAGTGCATTGCGTCGCAGCGATCTCGCCGCACGCATCGGTGGCGATGAGTTCGCGGTGATACTCGATGATCTGAAGGGAGTCGGGGATGCTCAGGCGATGGCGATTCGTCTCCTGGAGACACTCTCCATGCCCTGCATTCGCAATGAATTGACCACGCAGCTCGGGGCAAGCATCGGTATCGCTCTCAACGATTCCGCGGAAGCGGATGCGGAGACCTTGCTGCGCTTCGCCGATCGGGCAATGTATCGGGCCAAACGGGAGGGCAAGGGGCGCTGCCTGTTCTTCGACGCGGAGTTCGATGGCGACATGCAACCATGACCACCTTGAGCCGCGCGGATCGTGCTTGTGCTTATGCAGCGAAGGGCGCACTGCGACAACATCCAGTGCTGCGGCGATGCCTATCGGCATGGGGTGACACGGGCTAAGGGGAAGGGTGGTCGAATGGCGATGGCATGGAGCAGCCGCACAGTGGCGGCATTGTGTTTCAGCTTTCTGCTTGTTGGCTGTACAACGCTCAACAAGTCGGAGTGTCTGCAGGCCGATTGGCGCACCATTGGACTGGAGGATGGTGCGCAAGGTCACCCGCTCACCCGTATTGGCGAACATCGCAAAGCGTGCGCGCAATACGGTGTACGCACCGATCTGCCGAGCTATGAGGCCGGTCATCGTGAGGGCGCGCGGTTGTTCTGCATTCCCCGCACCGCCTATCAGCTGGGTCTGCGCGGCGGCACCTATCATGGTATCTGCCCCGCGGAGCACGAGCGCGATTTCGTCGCCTACTACCAATCCGGCCAGGAGGTGCGTCGCTTGCGCCTGGAGCTGAATCAGGAGCGCAGCGTGCTGGGTGAGATCCAGGCGGGACACGCGGCAAACGAAAGCGTTATAGCCACCAGGGAGTCGCTGCTGGTCGGTGAGGGATTGACCCGGCGTCAGCGTCTAGTACTGCTCAATGAGATCAAGGTGTTGACTGAAACACGTGTGGCGCTGGAGGCGGCGATCAGCGGACAAGAGGCCGTTATCGAGCAGCTGGCGGAGACCATCGCTCGCCGCGAACTCACGTTCTAGCGTCCAACCGGCCCTGACACTCCCGATGCGCCCGGGCGAATGGACGGGCGCTGTTGGCGAGGCGTATAGTTCACGACGCTTTTTGCGTTCTATGACGCATGCATTTGTCTTATCGACTTCTTAGCGGGGTGAACCCTTGAACGTGGTTCACGGGCTTCATTTTGACAATCTGCGCGGCGATCTCTTCGGCGGTATCACTGCTGCGGTGGTCGCATTGCCGTTGGCGCTGGCCTTCGGCGTGGCCTCCGGTGCCGGCCCGGTGGCCGGGCT
This genomic window from Pseudomonadota bacterium contains:
- a CDS encoding pyridine nucleotide-disulfide oxidoreductase, which gives rise to MNIKKIGVALVIVALVVAFFVFDLGQFFTLDFFKSQREAILSYFESNPWQTVGIYFLLYVAVTGLSLPGAAIMTLAGGAIFGLLWGTVIVSFASTIGATLAFLVSRLLLRDWVQGRFGDSLRTINREVEKDGAFYLFTLRLVPAFPFFVINLVMGLTPIKTFTFYWVSQVGMLVGTLVYINAGTQIAQIESAAGLLSPGLLGSFVLLGLFPLIARKVIEKLQARKALKGYTRPAHFDRNIVVIGAGSGGLVAAYIAAAVKAKVTLIEKHRMGGDCLNTGCVPSKALIRSAKFAAQLKRGEEFGFAQVQGKVDFARVMERVQNVVTDIEPHDSIERYTRLGVEVIQGEARVVDPYTVEVNGQRYTTRNIIVAAGARPFVPPIPGLQEAGYLTSDNVWDLREQPQRLVVLGGGPIGSELAQAFARLGSQVTQVEMAPRIMGREDPEIAAAVQAKFIAEGIDVRVNTKAKEVRVENGEKLLIAEHEGQEVRVPFDQILVAVGRAANVTGYGLEELGVRLTGRKTIEVNAFLQTNFPNIYAVGDVAGPYQFTHTAAHMAWYASVNSLFGRFKKFRVDYSVIPWATFTDPEVARVGLNETDAKAKGVEYEVTTYSIDDLDRAITDGEAHGLIKVLTVPGKDRILGVTIMGDHAGDLITEYVAAMKHKIGLNKILATIHIYPTLAEANKYVAGEWKRAHAPQRLLQWVERLHAWERGGVGKRESETGHSSPPGLEAKR
- a CDS encoding diguanylate cyclase; amino-acid sequence: MHHRPAAGQGAFPLHSDPRMAEITADPSLENLRDVLEYIDQGITMFDADLRLVVCNRRFLDMMDYPAEMGKVGTPFERFMRINAARGEYGEGDAETQVRERLELARQFQPHRFERQRPDGTMLEVIGRPLPRGGFVTTYTDVTEQRAAADAIRKARDELDLRVEQRTAELRQREKDLAEQTEALSITLEHMTQGITLADSQLKLRVCNRRFLELMDFPEWMGETGTPFEAFMRHNAERGEYGAGDVEAQVAERVAMAQQMRAHRFERVRPDGTVLEITGQPLAGGGFVTTYTDVTENHRSHERLHAILDTSPFGSVIWRLSDQRIIYSNQRFAAMCGRTVDDLLDTRIVNRHRAPSDAEQLIERFRAGEPIRDVEIQFRGPFGDAFWGLTTFEHFDYQNQGCVLEWVYDFTELHQVRTTLEHLAQHDPLTGLANRRLLQEHLDRTLAGAARRNGIVAVLFIDLDGFKALNDKHGHDFGDWVLSEMAARLESALRRSDLAARIGGDEFAVILDDLKGVGDAQAMAIRLLETLSMPCIRNELTTQLGASIGIALNDSAEADAETLLRFADRAMYRAKREGKGRCLFFDAEFDGDMQP
- a CDS encoding DUF2799 domain-containing protein, producing the protein MQRRAHCDNIQCCGDAYRHGVTRAKGKGGRMAMAWSSRTVAALCFSFLLVGCTTLNKSECLQADWRTIGLEDGAQGHPLTRIGEHRKACAQYGVRTDLPSYEAGHREGARLFCIPRTAYQLGLRGGTYHGICPAEHERDFVAYYQSGQEVRRLRLELNQERSVLGEIQAGHAANESVIATRESLLVGEGLTRRQRLVLLNEIKVLTETRVALEAAISGQEAVIEQLAETIARRELTF